One region of Camelina sativa cultivar DH55 chromosome 6, Cs, whole genome shotgun sequence genomic DNA includes:
- the LOC104793081 gene encoding NADPH-dependent thioredoxin reductase 3-like, with translation MLNLLVSRPLLLLSKVVNVKCHSIIYATGATAKRLRLPREEEFWSRGISACAICDGASPLFKGQVLAVVGGGDTATEEALYLTKYARHVHLLVRRDQLRASKAMQDRVINNPNITVHYNTETVDVLSNTKGQMSGILLRRLDTGEETELEAKGLFYGIGHSPNSQLLEGQVELDSSGYVLVREGTSNTSVEGVFAAGDVQDHEWRQAVTAAGSGCIAALSAERYLTSNNLLVEFHQPQTEEAKKEFTQRDVQEKFDVTLTKHKGQYALRKLYHESPRVILVLYTSPTCGPCRTLKPILNKVVDEYHSEVHLVEIDIEEDQEIAEAAGIMGTPCVQFFKNKEMLRTISGVKMKKEYREFIEANK, from the exons GTCAAGTGCCATAGTATTATTTATGCCACTGGAGCTACAGCAAAGAGGCTGAGGCTACCTCGAGAGGAAGAATTCTGGAGTAGGGGGATAAGTGCTTGTGCAATCTGTGATGGAGCTTCGCCTTTGTTTAAGGGCCAAGTACTTGCCGTGGTTGGAGGAGGAGATACGGCCACAGAGGAAGCTTTGTACCTCACAAAATATGCTCGTCATGTTCATTTGCTAGTTCGCAGAGACCAGTTGAGAGCCTCCAAGGCTATGCAAGATAG AGTGATCAACAATCCAAACATCACAGTTCATTACAACACGGAAACCGTGGACGTATTGAGCAACACCAAGGGACAGATGTCTGGCATTCTACTCAGAAGACTTGATACGGGTGAAGAAACCGAGCTGGAGGCAAAGGGATTGTTTTATGGAATAGGACATTCACCAAACAGTCAGTTATTGGAAGGCCAAGTCGAACTCGATAGCTCGGGGTACGTGTTAGTTCGAGAAGGAACATCAAATACATCAGTTGAAGGTGTATTTGCTGCAGGAGATGTGCAG GACCATGAATGGAGACAAGCTGTAACTGCTGCTGGATCAGGATGCATAGCTGCTTTATCAGCCGAGAGATACCTCACAAGTAACAATCTTCTTGTTGAATTTCACCAg CCTCAAACTGAAGAGGCCAAGAAAGAATTTACACAACGCGATGTCCAAGAAAAGTTTGACGTCACTCTTACAAAGCATAAGGGACAG TATGCTCTTAGAAAATTATACCATGAGAGTCCAAGAGTTATATTGGTACTATACACTTCACCAACATGTGGCCCCTGTAGGACTCTGAAGCCTATTTTGAACAAG GTGGTCGATGAGTATCACAGTGAGGTGCATTTAGTTGAGATTGACATTGAGGAAGATCAAGAAATTGCTGAAGCAGCTGGAATCATGGGAACTCCATGTGTGCAATtcttcaagaacaaggaaatgCTCAG GACAATATCGGgtgtgaagatgaagaaagagtaCCGAGAATTCATTGAGGCCAATAAATGA